The DNA window tatttttgaatatttatagatattattttaCACACTNNNNNNNNNNNNNNNNNNNNNNNNNNNNNNNNNNNNNNNNNNNNNNNNNNNNNNNNNNNNNNNNNNNNNNNNNNNNNNNNNNNNNNNNNNNNNNNNNNNNNNNNNNNNNNNNNNNNNNNNNNNNNNNNNNNNNNNNNNNNNNNNNNNNNNNNNNNNNNNNNNNNNNNNNNNNNNNNNNNNNNNNNNNNNNNNNNNNNNNNNNNNNNNNNNNNNNNNNNNNNNNNNNNNNNNNNNNNNNNNNNNNNNNNNNNNNNNNNNNNNNNNNNNNNNNNNNNNNNNNNNNNNNNNNNNNNNNNNNNNNNNNNNNNNNNNNNNNNNNNNNNNNNNNNNNNNNNNNNNNNNNNNNNNNNNNNNNNNNNNNNNNNNNNNNNNNNNNNNNNNNNNNNNNNNNNNNNNNNNNNNNNNNNNNNNNNNNNNNNNNNNNNNNNNNNNNNNNNNNNNNNNNNNNNNNNNNNNNNNNNNNNNNNNNNNNNNNNNNNNNNNNNNNNNNNNNNNNNNNNNNNNNNNNNNNNNNNNNNNNNNNNNNNNNNNNNNNNNNNNNNNNNNNNNNNNNNNNNNNNNNNNNNNNNNNNNNNNNNNNNNNNNNNNataataataataataataataataataataataataataataataataatagaagaaaGCGCAACGCAACCATAAGGAATGATAAGAGAAGAGATGTTAGTATAGTATATAAATTTTGGAGTTGGGCTATTGCACGTTTCTGTAACCCATTGGAGTCTGTGCTTCCAATCCCCAAATTCCACGAACGCCACAAAGCCATCGCAGCGATTCTGAATGAATCAGTTGTAACTAACAACATCAAACGCCATGGCAGATGACTGTGCATCAAACGACAGCACACCACTGCTGCAAACCCAGTATGCGGAATCGGAGCCGAAAAGAACAGGGACGGTGTGGACAGCAGTGGCGCACATAGTGACAGGTGTCATAGGTTCAGGAGTGCTCTCACTCGCATGGAGCATAGCCCAGCTTGGATGGATCGGAGGCCCTCTCGCAATGCTTCTCTTCGCTTCCATCactcttctttcctcttttcttctcaGCAACACCTATCGCTCCCCCGACCCTGAATATGGACCCAAACGGAGTTCTTCTTATCTTGACGCCGTTAATATTCATCAGGGTATGCTTTCACTTCCATGCTGTTACTTTTACCATTTCATCTTCATACCTAACCTTACTTACTActtcttataattttactcttattttatctttactttttatttgttcCCTTCTTAATCAAGGCCCGTGAACCTTCGCTTTTTCGTATCATCTAAAGAAATTTTATCAAGTGTTACGGACTTCAATTTATGGTTCGTTTTTATATGTATCAgatcattaaaattttaattttactttcatttaACTTTGGATTAAaagccttttttttttgtgaattcCGTTACCTATTTTTtagttatgttttattttaaaagaatatataacACGAAGCTAAATGCCTAAATTATAGTTATCTACGAATCTGCCCTTTGACTTggcattttaatttttgtatcgCCGTATCGGATGGCTATAAATAACCGGGAGGAAGAACAAGTTTTCCAgcaagaatataaaataattatcctttttttttctttttttcccctAATACGTTAATGTCACGGCAACCATTTCTTCAGCTTCTGTTGTTTTACTTTTTTCATCGGtctctttctcatttttatttttttatttaattttaataatattaaatactgCCACATGGATCATGACCACTACATGACCCTGCCTTCACAGTTCTCCTCCTCCTTACGAAACTATATTGGAAAGTTACAGcactttatatataaaaaaagaaaattcaaatgaATGATTGTTATGATTCAGATTAATTGTTCGTATGgcttaagttattttatatatacattttttataattgatttataagaTAGAACCTTTATGCCGTTAATATGACTAATCTAATATAATAAACACAAATCTATGCACATGATCAATGTCACGTGAAAAttttgtgtgtgtatatatatttctGATTTCCGATCTGTCTGcgtacaattattttttttaagaaaaaaaattcaactctAAACCATCAAGTTTTAGTCCTTTTTATGATagaatatacatttttttttgaagttcTATTCTCCCTCTGATTTATCTCTTAGAGATTAATGTTTCCTCCAAATATTTCTTTTGCTCATGttatagataaaatatattcaTGACTATTAGAATTAGATTCAATAATTCCTCAATGATGCAATTATACAATCGGAATAATGTTGTAAGGTGTAATATAAATAattgtgtgtttttatttacaaaaggaagaaaataataataataataataatattaacacACTCAATAATCACATATTGATACCAAGAAAAAGTAGTAGTATGATAAATATACAATTTATCTCTGCTAATCTAATAATGATAAATATCATTGCTCTATTAATATAGTTTAACATTGAGATTACATGATTAAGGAAAGGTAGCAGTGAAAGACATCATGGTGAAATTGGTGAATGGTGATGATAGCAATGGTAGATGAACCATGGTGATATTTATAGTGATGGAGCTATGGTAGGTTATGTGTTCCTATTCAATTAGCAAAGTTTCTTCTACGTTTGACCTCTTTAATCAATACCAATAAGCTGAAGAACAAGAACACTGCAATGTATCAAGTGTAAACTTTTTGAACTATTGAGTGCACACatcatgtttgataaaatgtcacaGAACATTTAGAACAGTCTCTTAACTGTATATACGAAATTACCATGAAATGATGATCATTTTGTGGTTACAGGAGTTGGAACTGGAAGGCTCTGTGGTGTTTTCGTGAATGTGAGCTTATATGGTTTTGGAATTGCCTACATTATTACTTCAGCTATCAGCATGAGGTGTGTCCTTTGGTTAATCATACTGGTTCCTCTTGTTTTGTCATATTTCCTTGCTTCTACTTTACTTTTCCTACGTTTAATCAAGGAATGCGAATTCCGGGTTGATTGCGCTTTACCTCTTTCAAGTACATTCTAGCCCTTGATTTCAAAAGTATAAAGTGATCCCTTAAACATTTCAAGGTGTACAACTTAACCATGTTGCTAATTTTTCTATTGATTGTTTACAAAAATAACACATATTTAAGGTATCAAAGTTGCAAATATAGGCAAAGCTCCGAGGAGCAATTTGCACATAATTGAAAGTTTAAAGAAGTATGATGCACTTATGTTGGGTAATCTGCATATTTTCCAAAGCTTAAGGGACCCAAATTTACATTTTTGATTTGGGAGTTAAAGTGCACATGGTGTAAAATTCAGGGAATAAAATGCAGTTAACCCTGCTAGTGCCACTTATTGTaagcatgctattttatttATACTCCAACAGAATCTGACTACCAATATTGGTAAATGCTaaacaataattttattgatttagaCTGCTATTTGTATTTGTTGCTGCAGAGCAATCCAAGAATCAAACTGTCACATTAAGAACGGGAATGGTGCATGTGAGTTTGGGGATTCATACTACATGCTTATATTTGGAGTTATCCAGATTCTTCTTTCACAGATACCAAACTTCCATAACATTCAGTGGCTTTCGGTTGTCGCGGCGGTTATGTCCTTCGCTTATGCCTTCATAGGAATGGGGTTCGCCATCAAGCAAACCGTAGGTATGTTCATCagtatttatttgttattttgttttgaaCCAATACAACAAGAAccaaaacaacaacaattaagCCTTATACCATTAAATGGGTAGGCTACATAGATCAAATAGTGCCCTATCATAAATCATATAATAATTTCTTCTACTTTGACTCCCTTTATGACATTTGTCTTGAACCATTACATTGTGATCAGAAAAAGGATATGCTGAGGGTACCATTGAAGGAATTCCTACTTCTACTGATGTTCAAAAGATGTGGCTGGTTGCTCAAGCTCTTGGTGACATAGCATTCTCCTATCCATTCTCAGTAATTCTTATAGAAGTACAGGTACGTACCTTATGAAATCAGATACTCAGAATGTAACTTTACAATATCCTTAGGGTAGCATTTGGAACAGAAAGAACAGAGACAGTGGGATGGTAGAGATGTTACCTTCATGTCCCTTCTATTTTGGGGCTcataaattcaattcaaattgcCCCTAGGACATGTCTTTTATCTCCCTCTATTTTGAATATACAGAGATTGTCTTCAAAGTTGTTTTGAGAAAAGGACAACCCTTTGTCTTTCTTATTGTTCAATAAAAATACCATGTACACACCAAAAATCAGCCACCATGTATTTGTgtgcgtgtgtgtgtgtatatatatattcaatgtgtattttgtattcCAACATATACTCTATACAGGTGGCTAATTTGGTAGCTAATTTTGTGTACATGTAGCATGATTGATTTTTCAAACATGTTTGTCCCAAATATCTGAGTCCCATTTGTCTCAGGACAATAACAAAACATGCTACCTTTAGCAGAACTTGATAATTATAAAGGCTAATGTGAATCCGTACAATTGTTGAAGGATACCTTGAAGTCACCTCCTCCTGAAAACGTAACCATGAGGAGGGCCTCGCTAATAGCAGTCATTATCACGACGTTTTTCTACCTCTGTTGCGGCTGTGCTGGATATGCAGCTTTCGGCAATGACACACCGGGAAACCTTTTAACAGGGTTTGAATTTGCAAGGCCTCACTGGCTAGTAGACTTTGCCAATGCTTGTATAGTTGTTCATCTTGTTGGTGCATATCAGGTACATATAAAGATAGCACcctcaaaatttttattatggtaCATCTGTTATCCTACATTCTTCAACATCTATGTTGATCTGTTGCAGGTGTATAGCCAGCCACTCTTCGCCAATGTTGAGAATTGGCTTCGGTTCAAATTCCCGGACAGTGATTTTGTGAATCAAACATATAACTTGAAACTTCCTTTTCTGCCAGCTTTTCCGTTAAACTTCCTTCGGCTTACTTTCCGAACTGCTTATGTTGTGTCCACAACCATCATTGGNNNNNNNNNNNNNNNNAGATCTTGGGGGTTCTTGGTGGCATAATCTTTTGGCCATTAACGATATATTTTCCGGTGGAAATGTACTTGAGTCAGGGCAACATTCAACCATGGACGACGAAGTGGGTCTTGCTTAGAACTTTTAGCATTGTTTGTTTTGTGGTGGGAATGTTTACTCTTGTTGGATCCATTGAAGGAATAATAAGTGCAAAATTAAGCTGAGAGAATCTTTCCCCAAAATTGGAAATCTTGAATTATATTATGGAAATGTCCTCTTTCTTCCCcttagtttttatattaaaaaaacattaGTCATTAGACATAGGACTAGAAAGCATAAAGCATTATGCTTAGAGAGAGTATTGAATTGAAGGTTTTGATGCTTTTGTCTCATTAATATGTATGATTGAGCTGCTGGAACTTAAAATtacattgttttttttttagttggtcTTCGGAAACTAGTTAGTTTCATCTGTAATACTGAAAGATAGATATAAgatgcatttttttttgttataaatttcACTCTCAGAAGCCTGGAAATGAGACCCGTTGTAGGGCTCTAAGTttttaactgaaaaaaaaaatgacccTACTTCCACTTCCACTTCACTCTTAGCATTGTGGTAACAAATTGAAAGGAAGAATGTTTATATGCACAATTTTTTGTGTACCTTTCTTTTCTAAGTATTTAAACTGAAAGTtaagaaaaaatagaatacaaAAAGTTTGTCTTCTAATATCAAAGGGCAAGGTGTATACTTGAGGCATACAAAACAATGGTAAATGGCAGTTGTAGTTGTATTTGCTGGATTTGTTGAATACTCATTGCAATGAGCATATGTCACCTTGATCCCATCTAGTTTCTTAGAATGTATTTCAGAAATAAACTAAAAACTTAAGATCTTAGTTAACTTGTAAGGATACTAAGTGACAAAGCGAGGCAAGATCAAAGAGAAAAACCACCCAGCTACTACTGGGTATCTAATTCTAGACACAAATTTTTGCACATAATACACAAAATTTTACTGTAAATGTATTTTCTTAGATGGATGAGTCAATATTCTGTAattcttcaaaaatttatatgctacacatcaaaatttttatactatacGTCAAGATTTTTGTActatacattaaaatttatgtgttgtgTATATTTCATTGATATAGTatacaaatttatatataatacaaatttttGCACATCGCACAAGTTTCTgtactctatttttttaaatatttataagagaagaagaagatgaaaacaaagaagactaataataaaagaggatgaagaaggaaaaaaaagaagaaattaaacaacaacaagaCAGCGGTGACGACAGCGACAACGTTAAAGAAAGAAGCTTACAAAAAAAGAACATGATCacgataataacaaaaaaaaagaagaaaactgaAAAAGAAGCACACgaaaatttggttaaaaacttgATTTAAGAAATACTTGTACACCTAGCATTTCTCTTTTCAACCAGTAAAAGAACGTGACTActagttaaaaattaataactatttcTATACACAATTTTAAACCCGTTAACTAGATGGTTAAGAAACCCAGCCAAACGCCAATTACACCAAGCATCTTGATTTAGAAATGGCATATTATaagctattattatttttaacatggCAAATTTGCAATATAGGGTCACGATTCAGCGGTTAATATCAAAACTTATCGCTTTACTTATATACATCGATTCCGCAAGTCCCCTATTACTTCCAAAGATCTTATGCTTTAAAATGTtctgaaagaaaaattaggtgAATCAATGACTCTGTTAAAAACAGACCTCtcatatttgaatatttgtcGCTTGTACGGAATGTTTAGGGAGTTTACTTAATCCCAAATGTAGTTTCGAGCCAAAACCATAGTTAAAGATCTTTATCGATTCAAATAAATATGTGCCCACTAAAAATCAGTCAACCAATTACTGTAGATTTGTATAGAATACGTCTGACacacgaattttaaaattttataagacacaaagatacatatacatataaaatataaagtattttttagataaatcgtaatgatattttattgatattaaaatataaattaattttttaaattatttttaatgttttattttaattatatcaaatatttaaaatattttttattttaataaataataatatatactatattatctaaatttatttcaaaaatatatgttaagaataagattaaACACGCTAACACGTAATGGTATTTAGGTATATCCAAACGTGTCCGAAGaagaattttctattttttttacacGGTTGAACACCATAAACACGCGTGTCAGACGAGTATCAGTAAATGTCGTCTGAAATATATCCGACACACAGAGACGACAACTCAACAAAATATACATGCTtcataaatatatacatatattgtttaagtcaatttttttaatgtctCTTGTATTTCAACATAGATTCTATAGAAACAATTTTGTAACTGATTTTTAATATACACACAGAACACGATTGATTATTCTATTTGAGAAAATTTTGTCATAAATCACATTacataaaaatatcattttgaaCAAAATTAACTAACGACTTTATTGGAATCCTTTGGCAAATGGCAATCATTTTAAAAGTATACATAAGATGTAAAACACGAGCCTACAAGGTAGTAAGCACTAAGCAATTAATAGTgaaaatgaagatccaagaTATATCGAGAAGTGATGCATGTCAACGTAACCGTACTTGTGAGATCCAATCATCCAACACACGAGCAAGCATAGGATGACCacttaaaaaaatccaaaaccatAACTAGGAGTTTGCTCAAAGAATGATTGAGACAGCGCACGTGAAACAACCTTAACAAGCATGGGGATTGGATCTAACCCTGC is part of the Arachis duranensis cultivar V14167 chromosome 1, aradu.V14167.gnm2.J7QH, whole genome shotgun sequence genome and encodes:
- the LOC107472733 gene encoding LOW QUALITY PROTEIN: probable amino acid permease 7 (The sequence of the model RefSeq protein was modified relative to this genomic sequence to represent the inferred CDS: inserted 1 base in 1 codon) codes for the protein MADDCASNDSTPLLQTQYAESEPKRTGTVWTAVAHIVTGVIGSGVLSLAWSIAQLGWIGGPLAMLLFASITLLSSFLLSNTYRSPDPEYGPKRSSSYLDAVNIHQGVGTGRLCGVFVNVSLYGFGIAYIITSAISMRAIQESNCHIKNGNGACEFGDSYYMLIFGVIQILLSQIPNFHNIQWLSVVAAVMSFAYAFIGMGFAIKQTVEKGYAEGTIEGIPTSTDVQKMWLVAQALGDIAFSYPFSVILIEVQDTLKSPPPENVTMRRASLIAVIITTFFYLCCGCAGYAAFGNDTPGNLLTGFEFARPHWLVDFANACIVVHLVGAYQVYSQPLFANVENWLRFKFPDSDFVNQTYNLKLPFLPAFPLNFLRLTFRTAYVVSTTIIGXXXXXXILGVLGGIIFWPLTIYFPVEMYLSQGNIQPWTTKWVLLRTFSIVCFVVGMFTLVGSIEGIISAKLS